One window of Deltaproteobacteria bacterium genomic DNA carries:
- a CDS encoding methyltransferase domain-containing protein: MNTTLNPATVEEFSHHMLTVLNHGAIALMLSIGHRTGLFDTMAELPASTSGQIARAAGLQERYVREWLGAMVTGRIVTYDAASDSYKLPPEHAASLTRAATPNNMAMFMQYIPLLGAVEDAIVECFRHGGGVPYAAFPRFQHVMAEESSQTVAAALVDAILPLAPGIIEALRSGIEVLDVGCGRGHALNMMAKAFPQSRFTGYDFSKEGIAAGKTEAHAWGLTNVRFAVKDMATMEDHERYGLITAFDAIHDQAKPRDVLKRIASALKPDGIFLMLRILVEVISDSGERDQVPRPRTLESVTLL; encoded by the coding sequence ATGAACACCACACTCAATCCGGCCACAGTCGAGGAATTTTCCCACCACATGCTGACCGTACTGAATCATGGCGCAATAGCCCTGATGCTCAGCATCGGTCATCGTACCGGGCTGTTCGACACCATGGCGGAGTTACCGGCCAGTACCAGTGGACAGATTGCTCGCGCCGCCGGGCTACAAGAACGCTATGTCCGCGAATGGCTCGGCGCGATGGTCACCGGTCGCATCGTGACGTACGACGCGGCCAGCGACAGCTATAAGTTGCCACCCGAACATGCCGCCTCGCTCACACGCGCTGCGACACCGAACAACATGGCGATGTTCATGCAGTACATTCCGTTGTTGGGTGCCGTCGAAGACGCCATCGTCGAATGCTTCCGGCATGGGGGTGGCGTACCATACGCGGCCTTTCCTCGCTTCCAACACGTCATGGCGGAAGAGAGTAGTCAGACCGTCGCTGCCGCGCTGGTTGATGCTATTCTGCCCTTAGCACCTGGCATCATAGAAGCACTGCGAAGCGGGATCGAAGTGCTCGATGTCGGCTGCGGCCGTGGTCACGCTCTCAACATGATGGCCAAAGCCTTTCCGCAGAGTCGCTTCACTGGTTATGACTTCTCCAAAGAAGGGATCGCTGCGGGCAAGACCGAAGCGCACGCCTGGGGACTCACCAACGTGCGGTTCGCGGTCAAGGACATGGCGACGATGGAAGATCATGAGCGCTATGGGCTGATCACCGCTTTTGACGCGATTCACGACCAAGCTAAACCTCGCGACGTGCTCAAACGCATCGCCTCTGCCTTGAAACCTGACGGGATCTTTCTCATGCTGCGTATTCTGGTGGAAGTGATCAGCGATTCTGGGGAACGTGATCAGGTTCCCCGACCGCGAACGCTGGAGAGTGTAACTTTACTCTGA